One window of the Nicotiana tabacum cultivar K326 chromosome 4, ASM71507v2, whole genome shotgun sequence genome contains the following:
- the LOC107778778 gene encoding putative methyltransferase PMT11 yields MKELSGDLLRSTTVIKVLAFVFLAVAFFYFGKHWSDGSSQQLLFFNSRQNPSEPISPSAVSLSSNFNKTFDLSTVINDTNKQQSGQVSIPPPPPPAVQNMGLLDENGVMKEDFAVGDYDPDVVENWPGVGNETDLSENNKVVKVKKFGLCPESMREYIPCLDNVEAIQKLNSTEKGEKFERHCPEKDKGLNCLVPAPRGYQTPIPWPRSRDEVWFSNVPHARLVEDKGGQNWITIDKDKFKFPGGGTQFIHGADQYLDQIEKMVPEIAFGRHTRVALDIGCGVASFGAYLLSRNVLTLSIAPKDVHENQIQFALERGVPAMVAAFATHRLMYPSQAFELIHCSRCRINWTRNDGILLLEVNRMLRAGGYFVWAAQPVYKHEAALEEQWEEMVNLTTRLCWKLVKKEGYIAIWQKPLNNSCYLSREEGTQLPFCDPQDDPDNVWYVDLKACITRLPEEGYGANITTWPSRLHDPPERLQSIQLDAYISRKELFRAESRFWKEIIESYVRALHWKNFKLRNVLDMRAGFGGFAAALIENQLDCWVLNVVPVSGQNTLPIIYDRGLLGVMHDWCEPFDTYPRTYDLLHAHGLFSIERKRCNTSAIMLEMDRLLRPGGRIYIRDSLAVMDELQEVGKAMGWHVSLRDTSEGPHASYRILTCDKRLLRA; encoded by the exons ATGAAGGAGTTGAGTGGAGATTTACTCAGGTCCACTACTGTTATCAAAGTGTTGGCTTTCGTCTTCTTAGCCGTCGCTTTCTTCTACTTCGGCAAACATTGGTCTGATGGATCGTCTCAACAGCTCCTTTTCTTCAATTCGCGCCAAAACCCATCTGAGCCCATCTCTCCTTCAGCTGTTTCTCTTTCCTccaatttcaataaaacttttGATTTATCCACTGTCATTAACGACACCAACAAACAGCAATCGGGGCAAGTTTCAATTCCGCCACCGCCACCGCCGGCGGTGCAGAATATGGGTTTATTGGACGAGAATGGAGTAATGAAGGAAGATTTCGCGGTGGGGGATTATGATCCGGATGTTGTGGAGAATTGGCCGGGTGTTGGAAACGAGACAGATTTGTCGGAAAACAATAAGGTTGTTAAGGTTAAGAAATTCGGGCTGTGTCCTGAGAGTATGAGGGAGTACATTCCGTGCCTTGACAATGTGGAGGCTATCCAAAAGCTGAATTCGACGGAGAAAGGTGAGAAATTCGAACGTCATTGTCCTGAAAAAGATAAGGGGTTGAATTGCTTGGTTCCTGCACCTAGAGGTTACCAAACTCCAATTCCATGGCCCAGGAGCCGGGATGAG GTTTGGTTCAGCAATGTTCCCCATGCACGTCTAGTTGAAGATAAAGGGGGTCAAAATTGGATCACCATAGACAAGGACAAGTTCAAATTTCCTGGTGGCGGCACCCAGTTCATACATGGAGCTGATCAGTATTTGGATCAGATTGAGAAG ATGGTCCCTGAAATTGCATTTGGTCGTCATACCCGAGTTGCTTTGGATATTGGTTGTGGTGTAGCAAGCTTTGGTGCTTATTTACTATCACGGAATGTGCTCACTCTGTCAATTGCTCCAAAAGACGTTCATGAAAACCAGATTCAATTTGCTCTTGAGCGCGGGGTGCCTGCAATGGTGGCTGCATTTGCAACACATCGGTTAATGTATCCGAGCCAGGCATTTGAATTAATCCATTGTTCAAGGTGTAGAATCAATTGGACTCGTAATG ATGGGATTTTACTATTGGAAGTGAACAGGATGCTCCGTGCCGGAGGATATTTTGTTTGGGCTGCACAACCCGTTTATAAGCATGAAGCTGCCCTAGAAGAACAATGGGAAG AGATGGTTAATCTAACAACCCGTCTTTGCTGGAAGCTTGTGAAGAAGGAAGGTTATATTGCAATATGGCAGAAGCCTTTAAACAACAGTTGCTATTTAAGCCGCGAAGAAGGAACCCAACTGCCGTTTTGTGATCCACAGGATGATCCAGACAATGTTTG GTATGTTGATCTGAAAGCTTGTATTACGAGACTACCAGAAGAAGGATATGGTGCAAATATTACCACATGGCCTTCACGGCTTCACGATCCACCAGAGAGGCTCCAGAGCATACAACTTGATGCATATATATCTAGAAAAGAGCTTTTCAGGGCAGAGTCAAGATTCTGGAAAGAAATAATTGAAAGTTATGTCCGTGCCTTGCACTGGAAGAACTTCAAACTTAGAAATGTGTTGGATATGCGAGCTGGTTTTGGAGG ATTTGCAGCAGCATTGATTGAAAATCAACTGGATTGCTGGGTTCTAAATGTTGTCCCTGTTAGTGGCCAAAATACCTTACCCATCATATATGACCGTGGACTACTTGGAGTCATGCATGACTG GTGTGAACCATTTGATACTTACCCAAGAACCTATGACTTATTGCATGCACATGGTCTCTTCTCCATTGAAAGGAAAAG ATGCAACACATCCGCAATCATGCTTGAAATGGATCGGTTATTAAGACCTGGTGGACGGATATACATCCGTGATTCTCTTGCTGTTATGGATGAACTTCAGGAAGTTGGAAAAGCCATGGGTTGGCACGTATCTCTGAGGGACACATCTGAGGGTCCTCATGCAAGTTACAGGATTTTGACATGTGACAAACGTCTTTTACGAGCCTGA